In Prunus dulcis chromosome 2, ALMONDv2, whole genome shotgun sequence, a single genomic region encodes these proteins:
- the LOC117617841 gene encoding cilia- and flagella-associated protein 20 yields the protein MFKNTFQSGFLSILYSLGSKPLQIWDKEVVDGHIKRPQDEDIQSNVLEIIGTNIQSTYITCPADPSATLGIKLPFLVMIVKNLKKYFTFEIQVLDDKNVRRRFRASNFQAVTRVKPYICTMPLRMDEGWNQIQFNLADFTRRAYGTNYVETLRVQVHANCRLRRIYFSDRLYSEEELPPEFKLYLPMQKA from the exons ATGTTCAAGAACACATTTCAATCCGGATTTCTGTCAATTCTATACAGCCTTGG GAGCAAACCGTTGCAGATTTGGGATAAAGAAG TTGTCGACGGCCATATTAAAAGACCGCAGGATGAAGACATACAATCCAATGTCCTTGAAATAATTGGTACGAACATCCAGTCCACATACATTACTTGCCCAGCAGACCCATCAGCTACACTTGGTATAAAACTTCCATTCCTGGTTATGATTGTAAAGAATCTGAAGAAGTATTTCACATTTGAGATTCAAGTTCTGGATGACAAGAACGTCAGGAGACGTTTTCGAGCTTCCAATTTTCAA GCTGTAACTCGAGTGAAGCCATACATCTGCACCATGCCACTGAGGATGGATGAGGGCTGGAATCAAATCCAGTTTAATCTAGCCGATTTTACCAGGAGAGCCTATGGAACAAACTATGTGGAGACATTGCGAGTTCAGGTTCATGCGAATTGCCGCCTGAGGAGGATATATTTCTCTGACCGCTTGTACTCCGAAGAGGAACTTCCGCCTGAGTTTAAGTTGTACCTTCCAATGCAG AAAGCATGA